The Bosea sp. AS-1 region TTCGTCTCCTCCACGATTTCAGCCGGTCGCGCCGGCTTGTCATTCATTATTGTAGGACAATATTTGAGGACAAATTCTTGTCAACCCCTGATCTCGATGCTAGGTGTGCCCAGGGAGGAAGCATGTCGGACGCCATCGATTTCGCAGCACAGGGGCCGGTCCGCGGCGCGACGGTCGATTATGTGATGCAGCACCTGCGCGACGGCATCGTCGAAGGCCGGTATGCTCCCGGCCAGCGCCTGATCGAAGCCGACCTGACGCGGGAGCTCGGCGTCAGCCGTGGACCGTTGCGCGAGGCGCTGCGGCGCCTTTCCGCCGACAACCTGCTGGAAATCGTGCCAAACCGTGGCGCGATCGTTCGCCGGCTCTCGATGCGTGAAATGCTGGAGCTGTTCTCTATCCGCATCGCGCTGGAGAGCCACGCAGCGCGCGAAGCCACGCGGATGCTGGCTACCCCGGGCGTTAGAGCCCGCTTCGAAGCCGACATCCAGCCGATATGGCTGGATCGCCCCCGCCTCGCCGACCCCAACTATATCAACGAGAAC contains the following coding sequences:
- a CDS encoding GntR family transcriptional regulator, which gives rise to MSDAIDFAAQGPVRGATVDYVMQHLRDGIVEGRYAPGQRLIEADLTRELGVSRGPLREALRRLSADNLLEIVPNRGAIVRRLSMREMLELFSIRIALESHAAREATRMLATPGVRARFEADIQPIWLDRPRLADPNYINENRSFHEAIIRATGNERLMALTIQMQLTLLMFQLNGALTADSIATSVVEHRAIATAMLDGDPEAAATQARTHLERARNLAENMPSKVFGNGTRVARL